In the Prosthecomicrobium sp. N25 genome, one interval contains:
- a CDS encoding response regulator transcription factor has translation MAARKILICDDDTDLREGLVEQLSLYEEFETAQADTAAKGVQMARNDHVDLLIMDVGLPDMDGREAVKILRKNAFKAPIIMLTGHDTDSDTVLGLEAGANDYVAKPFKFAVLLARIRAHLRQHEQTEDATFTIGRYTFRPSAKLLLDEKGSKVRLTEKETAILKYLYRAGERPVSRDVLLHEVWGYNSGVTTHTLETHIYRLRQKIERDPSSAELLVTESGGYKLVP, from the coding sequence ATGGCTGCGCGCAAGATCCTCATCTGTGACGACGACACCGACCTGCGGGAAGGTCTCGTCGAGCAGCTGTCGTTGTACGAGGAATTCGAGACCGCCCAGGCCGACACGGCCGCCAAGGGCGTGCAGATGGCGCGCAACGACCACGTCGACCTGCTCATCATGGACGTCGGCCTGCCCGACATGGACGGGCGCGAGGCGGTCAAGATCCTGCGCAAGAACGCCTTCAAGGCGCCGATCATCATGCTGACCGGCCACGACACGGACAGCGACACCGTGCTCGGCCTGGAGGCGGGCGCCAACGATTACGTGGCGAAGCCCTTCAAGTTCGCCGTCCTGCTCGCCCGCATCCGCGCGCACCTGCGCCAGCACGAGCAGACCGAGGACGCCACCTTCACGATCGGGCGCTACACCTTCCGCCCCTCCGCCAAGCTGCTGCTCGACGAGAAGGGCTCCAAGGTGCGGCTGACCGAGAAGGAGACCGCGATCCTCAAGTATCTCTACCGCGCGGGCGAGCGCCCCGTGTCGCGCGACGTCCTGCTGCACGAGGTCTGGGGCTACAATTCCGGCGTCACCACCCACACGCTGGAGACCCACATCTACCGGCTCCGGCAGAAGATCGAGCGCGACCCGTCGAGTGCCGAACTGCTGGTCACCGAGTCCGGCGGCTACAAGCTGGTGCCGTGA
- a CDS encoding L,D-transpeptidase family protein yields MRRPAVPPKVIRIRPRPGHPTEGLLTLGGATVPCRLGRSGITRFKREGDGATPAATMRLVALRYRADRIPRPRTGLPVRAIRPEDGWCDDPADGRYNRPVRLPFGPSHEAMARQDAVYDIVVVLDWNVSRRSLNRGSAIFLHLTRPDRRPTAGCVAVDLPVMRRLLAAAGRRAVMAVL; encoded by the coding sequence ATGCGCCGTCCCGCCGTTCCGCCCAAGGTGATTCGCATCCGGCCGAGGCCCGGGCACCCGACGGAAGGGCTCCTGACCCTCGGGGGCGCGACCGTGCCGTGCCGGCTCGGCCGCTCCGGCATCACCCGCTTCAAGCGCGAGGGGGACGGGGCGACGCCGGCGGCCACCATGCGGCTGGTCGCGCTCCGCTATCGCGCCGACCGGATTCCCCGCCCACGGACCGGCCTTCCCGTGCGGGCGATCCGCCCCGAGGACGGCTGGTGCGACGACCCGGCGGACGGGCGCTACAACCGGCCGGTCCGGCTGCCGTTCGGGCCGTCCCACGAGGCGATGGCGCGGCAGGACGCCGTCTACGACATCGTCGTGGTGCTCGACTGGAACGTCTCGCGCCGGAGCCTCAACCGGGGGAGCGCCATCTTCCTGCACCTGACCCGCCCGGACAGACGGCCGACGGCGGGCTGCGTCGCGGTCGACCTGCCGGTCATGCGCCGCCTGCTGGCGGCCGCGGGGCGGCGGGCCGTGATGGCCGTCCTCTAG
- a CDS encoding YggS family pyridoxal phosphate-dependent enzyme, whose protein sequence is MVDAAERLAEIRNRIARAERTHARAPGSVTLVAVSKTFDADAIRPVIAAGQRVFGENRVQEAKAKWPALREETPGIELHLIGPLQSNKAREAVELFDVIHTVDREKIAAALAEEMRRLGRSPRLLVQVNTGLEPQKAGIDPREAVAFVERCRTAHGLAIAGLMCIPPVEDQPGPHFALLEKLAREAGVGLLSMGMSSDFETAIQFGATHVRVGSAIFGAR, encoded by the coding sequence ATGGTTGACGCCGCCGAAAGACTTGCCGAGATCCGCAACCGCATCGCCCGCGCCGAGCGCACCCACGCACGTGCGCCGGGGTCCGTCACCCTGGTTGCGGTCTCCAAGACCTTCGACGCCGACGCGATCCGGCCCGTGATCGCCGCCGGCCAGCGGGTCTTCGGCGAGAACCGCGTCCAGGAGGCCAAGGCCAAGTGGCCGGCGCTGCGCGAGGAGACGCCCGGGATCGAGCTCCACCTGATCGGCCCGCTCCAATCCAACAAGGCACGGGAGGCCGTCGAACTCTTCGACGTGATCCACACCGTCGACCGGGAGAAGATCGCCGCCGCGCTCGCCGAGGAGATGCGCCGCCTGGGCCGGTCGCCGCGTCTGCTCGTGCAGGTCAACACGGGCCTCGAGCCCCAGAAGGCCGGCATCGACCCGCGCGAGGCGGTCGCCTTCGTGGAGCGCTGCCGCACTGCCCATGGTCTCGCCATCGCGGGTCTGATGTGCATCCCGCCCGTCGAGGACCAGCCCGGTCCCCACTTCGCACTTCTGGAGAAGCTCGCCCGCGAGGCCGGGGTCGGGCTCCTGTCCATGGGCATGTCGTCGGACTTCGAGACCGCCATCCAGTTCGGGGCGACCCACGTCCGTGTCGGCAGCGCCATCTTCGGCGCCCGCTGA
- the leuS gene encoding leucine--tRNA ligase: protein MASERYNPREAEPKWQRAWEAAEVFRTLNDDPRPKYYVLEMFPYPSGRIHMGHVRNYTMGDVVARYKRARGFNVLHPMGWDAFGLPAENAAIQNKVHPAKWTYENIATMKAQLKSMGLSLDWAREVATCDPSYYRHQQKMFTDFFKAGLVYRSKSKVNWDPVDMTVLANEQVVDGRGWRSGAVVEQRELEQWKFRITAYSDELLSALDTLDRWPDKVRLMQRNWIGKSEGMRVRFELVEPAPNGDRTLEIFTTRADTLFGASFMAIAPDHPLAKACGAQDPGLAAFQEKCRQMGTSVAVLETAEKEGYDTGLKVRHPFLPEVELTVYVANFILMDYGTGAIFGCPAHDQRDLDFARKYGLKVIPVVLPPAADPTSFTIDDTAYDGDGTLFNSAFMDGLPIEAAKEAVARRLETTDLHGAPQGTRQVNYRLRDWLISRQRYWGCPIPMIHCEACGVVPVPEQDLPVRLPEDATFDRPGNPLDHHPTWKHVACPSCGGRARRETDTMDTFVDSSWYFARFTDPWNETAPTTRSAVDGWLPVDQYIGGIEHAILHLLYSRFFTRAMRATGHAGLDEPFAGLFTQGMVVHETYRGPDGAWVSPAEVEITEADGKRSARLKATGGPVEIGGIEKMSKSKKNTVDPSEIIGGWGADTARWFMLSDSPPERDVIWTEAGAEGAHRFVQRIWRMVGEALPFVSGGAPALPADLSAAGLAVRKAAHKTLVAVEDDIEKLAFNRAVARIYELANTLQKALADGGAGSDPGLAAALHEAFDILVRIIAPMMPHLAEECWQAMGREGLIATLGWPVADRTLTVDDTIVLPVQINGKKRAELTVAREAGEAEVRAATLALDAVVAALGGNPPKKVIVVPQRIVNVVA from the coding sequence ATGGCGAGCGAGCGCTACAATCCCCGCGAGGCGGAACCGAAGTGGCAGAGGGCCTGGGAGGCGGCCGAGGTGTTCCGGACGCTCAACGACGATCCGCGGCCCAAATACTACGTGCTCGAGATGTTTCCCTATCCGTCGGGGCGCATCCACATGGGGCACGTGCGCAACTACACCATGGGCGACGTGGTGGCACGCTACAAGCGGGCCCGCGGCTTCAACGTGCTGCACCCGATGGGCTGGGACGCCTTCGGGCTGCCGGCCGAGAACGCCGCCATCCAGAACAAGGTCCACCCGGCCAAATGGACCTACGAGAACATCGCCACCATGAAGGCGCAGCTGAAGTCGATGGGGCTCTCCCTGGACTGGGCGCGCGAGGTGGCGACCTGCGACCCGAGCTACTATCGGCACCAGCAGAAGATGTTCACGGACTTCTTCAAGGCCGGGCTGGTCTACCGCTCCAAGTCGAAGGTGAACTGGGACCCGGTCGACATGACCGTGCTCGCCAACGAGCAGGTGGTCGACGGCCGCGGCTGGCGCTCCGGCGCGGTCGTCGAGCAGCGCGAGCTGGAGCAGTGGAAATTCAGGATCACGGCCTATTCGGACGAGCTCCTGTCCGCGCTCGACACGCTGGACCGCTGGCCCGACAAGGTGCGCCTGATGCAGCGCAACTGGATCGGCAAGTCGGAGGGCATGCGGGTCCGCTTCGAGCTCGTCGAGCCGGCGCCGAACGGCGACCGGACGCTGGAGATCTTCACGACGCGGGCCGACACGCTGTTCGGCGCGAGCTTCATGGCGATCGCGCCCGACCATCCGCTGGCGAAGGCCTGCGGGGCGCAGGACCCCGGCCTCGCCGCCTTCCAGGAGAAGTGCCGGCAGATGGGCACGTCCGTGGCGGTCCTGGAGACGGCCGAGAAGGAGGGCTACGACACGGGCCTGAAGGTCCGCCATCCGTTCCTGCCGGAGGTGGAGCTCACCGTCTATGTCGCCAACTTCATCCTGATGGACTACGGCACCGGCGCCATCTTCGGCTGCCCGGCGCACGACCAGCGCGACCTGGACTTCGCCCGCAAGTACGGGCTGAAGGTCATCCCGGTCGTGCTGCCGCCGGCGGCCGATCCTACCAGCTTCACGATCGACGACACGGCCTATGACGGGGACGGGACGCTGTTCAACTCCGCCTTCATGGACGGGCTCCCGATCGAGGCCGCCAAGGAGGCGGTGGCGCGGCGGCTGGAGACGACGGACCTGCACGGCGCCCCGCAGGGCACCCGGCAGGTGAACTACCGCCTGCGCGACTGGCTGATCTCCCGCCAGCGCTACTGGGGCTGCCCGATCCCGATGATCCACTGCGAGGCCTGCGGGGTGGTACCCGTGCCGGAGCAGGATCTGCCGGTGCGGCTGCCCGAGGACGCGACCTTCGACCGGCCCGGCAACCCGCTCGACCACCACCCGACGTGGAAGCACGTCGCCTGCCCGTCCTGCGGGGGGCGGGCGCGGCGCGAGACGGACACGATGGACACCTTCGTGGACTCGTCCTGGTACTTCGCGCGCTTCACCGACCCGTGGAACGAGACCGCGCCGACGACCCGCTCGGCGGTCGACGGCTGGCTGCCGGTCGACCAGTATATCGGCGGGATCGAGCACGCGATCCTGCACCTGCTCTACTCGCGCTTCTTCACCCGCGCCATGCGGGCGACCGGGCATGCGGGGTTGGACGAGCCCTTCGCGGGGCTGTTCACCCAGGGCATGGTGGTGCACGAGACCTACCGGGGGCCGGACGGCGCCTGGGTGTCGCCCGCGGAGGTCGAGATCACGGAGGCGGACGGCAAGCGCTCCGCCCGGCTGAAGGCGACGGGCGGGCCGGTCGAGATCGGCGGCATCGAGAAGATGTCGAAGTCCAAGAAGAACACGGTGGACCCGTCGGAGATCATCGGCGGCTGGGGCGCGGACACGGCGCGCTGGTTCATGCTGTCCGACAGCCCGCCGGAGCGCGACGTGATCTGGACGGAGGCCGGGGCCGAGGGCGCGCACCGCTTCGTGCAGCGGATCTGGCGGATGGTCGGCGAGGCCCTGCCCTTCGTGTCCGGCGGCGCGCCGGCACTTCCGGCCGACCTCTCGGCGGCGGGTCTGGCGGTGCGCAAGGCGGCGCACAAGACCCTGGTGGCGGTCGAGGACGACATCGAGAAGCTGGCGTTCAACCGGGCGGTCGCGCGCATCTACGAGCTCGCCAACACGCTCCAGAAGGCGCTCGCGGATGGCGGGGCCGGCTCGGATCCGGGGCTCGCGGCGGCCCTCCACGAGGCCTTCGACATCCTGGTGCGGATCATCGCGCCGATGATGCCGCATCTCGCCGAGGAATGCTGGCAGGCGATGGGCCGCGAGGGGCTGATCGCCACCCTGGGCTGGCCGGTGGCGGACCGGACGCTGACGGTCGACGACACGATCGTGCTGCCGGTGCAGATCAACGGCAAGAAGCGGGCGGAGTTGACTGTGGCGCGCGAGGCGGGCGAGGCTGAGGTGCGGGCCGCGACGCTGGCGCTCGACGCGGTGGTGGCCGCGCTCGGCGGCAATCCGCCCAAGAAGGTGATCGTGGTGCCGCAGAGGATCGTGAATGTGGTGGCCTGA
- the lptE gene encoding LPS assembly lipoprotein LptE, with protein MWWPDRTVRPRRLAGPAALLAAALALGACSDIRPLYGTTAAGDTTVARLASIDLKLVDSRVSQRVRNELVFAFYGGGEPAKPAYRLDLRVTDSSIPVGIERTESTPAAYLVQLNASFTLVDLASGTTILTGNSFANASYDFSQQRFANVRAQRDAENRAATQIAADIRTKIAAWLATHS; from the coding sequence ATGTGGTGGCCTGACCGGACCGTCCGACCCCGCCGCCTCGCAGGTCCCGCAGCCCTGCTGGCCGCGGCCCTGGCGCTTGGCGCCTGCTCGGACATCCGACCGCTCTACGGCACCACGGCGGCCGGCGACACGACGGTCGCGCGCCTCGCCTCGATCGACCTGAAGCTCGTGGACAGCCGCGTCAGCCAGAGGGTCCGCAACGAGCTGGTGTTCGCCTTCTACGGCGGGGGCGAGCCGGCCAAGCCGGCCTACAGGCTCGACCTGCGCGTCACGGACAGCTCGATCCCGGTCGGCATCGAGCGGACGGAGAGCACGCCGGCGGCCTACCTGGTGCAGCTCAATGCCAGCTTCACGCTCGTCGATCTCGCCTCCGGCACGACGATCCTGACCGGCAACAGCTTCGCCAACGCGTCCTACGACTTCTCCCAGCAGCGCTTCGCCAACGTGCGGGCGCAGCGCGACGCGGAGAACCGGGCGGCGACCCAGATCGCGGCCGACATCCGCACCAAGATCGCCGCCTGGCTGGCCACCCACTCGTGA
- a CDS encoding DUF1737 domain-containing protein, with product MKLYRYLTGPDDAAFCKRVTAALNKGWDLAGQPTLTFDPVKGRVICGQPIVKEVPGVDYTDDVVLSDH from the coding sequence ATGAAGCTCTACCGATATCTGACCGGCCCCGACGACGCCGCCTTCTGCAAGCGCGTCACCGCCGCCCTGAACAAGGGCTGGGACCTCGCCGGTCAGCCGACCCTGACCTTCGACCCCGTCAAGGGCCGCGTCATCTGCGGCCAGCCGATCGTCAAGGAGGTCCCCGGGGTCGACTACACGGACGACGTCGTCCTCTCCGACCACTGA
- a CDS encoding HpcH/HpaI aldolase/citrate lyase family protein, with translation MTFRPRRSVLYMPGSNARALEKAKTLEADALILDLEDAVAPDAKELAREQVCRAVRDGGYGERELVIRINGLDTPWGKADLKAAAAAGPHAILVPKVSFAEDIHQVGDFLDMNGAPSETRIWAMMETPMGILNAAPIAAAVGVPAGRRFAAMVLGTNDLAKETRARLVKGRLPMITWLSLTVQAARAHGLDVIDGVYNDFDDLEGFREECAQGRDLGMDGKTLIHPRQIAVANEVFSPSATEVAWAEKIVAAFALPENAGKGVITVEGRMVELLHAEMAKRTLAAARGLTATPAAA, from the coding sequence ATGACCTTCCGCCCGCGGCGCAGCGTGCTCTACATGCCCGGCTCGAACGCGCGCGCGCTCGAGAAGGCGAAGACGCTGGAGGCCGACGCGCTGATCCTCGACCTGGAGGACGCGGTCGCCCCGGACGCCAAGGAGCTCGCCCGCGAGCAGGTCTGCCGTGCCGTGCGCGACGGCGGCTACGGCGAGCGCGAGCTCGTCATCCGCATCAACGGCCTCGACACCCCCTGGGGCAAGGCCGATCTCAAGGCCGCCGCGGCGGCCGGGCCGCACGCGATCCTGGTCCCGAAGGTGAGCTTCGCCGAGGACATCCACCAGGTCGGCGACTTCCTGGACATGAACGGCGCGCCCTCCGAGACCCGCATCTGGGCCATGATGGAGACCCCGATGGGGATCCTCAATGCCGCCCCGATCGCCGCCGCGGTCGGCGTGCCGGCCGGCCGGCGCTTCGCCGCCATGGTGCTCGGCACCAACGACCTCGCCAAGGAGACCCGCGCCCGCCTCGTCAAGGGCCGGCTGCCCATGATCACCTGGCTGTCCCTGACCGTGCAGGCCGCCCGCGCCCACGGCCTCGACGTGATCGACGGCGTCTACAACGACTTCGACGACCTGGAGGGCTTTCGCGAGGAATGCGCCCAGGGCCGCGATCTCGGGATGGACGGCAAGACGCTGATCCACCCCAGGCAGATCGCCGTCGCCAACGAGGTCTTCTCGCCCTCCGCCACCGAGGTCGCCTGGGCCGAGAAGATCGTCGCCGCCTTCGCGCTGCCCGAGAACGCCGGCAAGGGCGTCATCACGGTCGAGGGCCGGATGGTCGAGCTGCTGCATGCCGAGATGGCCAAGCGCACCCTGGCGGCCGCCCGCGGCCTGACCGCCACCCCGGCCGCGGCGTGA
- a CDS encoding RidA family protein, producing the protein MAFHMIAGAPEPVATFSHATEVDGWVFVTGQMPTVPGRPDDPLPEGIEAQTRQVMENLATVLAGLGLSLADVTMARAYLTRFERDYAPFNAVYKRFFAEGRLPARTCIGVTALAKGALVEVDLVARRPGGSGA; encoded by the coding sequence ATCGCATTCCACATGATCGCCGGGGCGCCGGAGCCGGTGGCGACGTTCAGCCATGCCACGGAGGTGGACGGGTGGGTGTTCGTCACCGGGCAGATGCCGACCGTGCCCGGGCGGCCCGACGATCCGCTGCCGGAGGGGATCGAGGCGCAGACGCGGCAGGTGATGGAGAATCTCGCAACGGTGCTGGCGGGGCTGGGGCTCTCGCTCGCGGACGTCACCATGGCGCGGGCCTACCTGACGCGGTTCGAGCGGGACTACGCGCCGTTCAACGCCGTCTACAAGCGCTTCTTCGCTGAGGGGCGCCTGCCGGCACGGACCTGCATCGGCGTGACCGCGCTCGCCAAGGGGGCGCTCGTCGAGGTCGACCTGGTGGCGCGGCGTCCCGGCGGGAGCGGCGCTTGA
- a CDS encoding DUF2238 domain-containing protein → MTAAAGGGAMGRAEGTVLAAGVLAALVVSGIGPYDRLTWVLEVIWVLVGLPLAVLTRRVFPLTPLLYRLMALHAVVLVVGGHYTYARVPLGLWVADWFDLARNHYDRLGHFLQGFVPAILVREILSRRSPLRGSAWLGPLTVACCLAFSAFFEFIEWWSALVYGAAADSFLATQGDPWDTQWDMFLAFVGATLAVATLGRVHDRQMARLEGGGVSRAAAP, encoded by the coding sequence TTGACGGCGGCCGCGGGTGGGGGCGCGATGGGGCGGGCGGAGGGAACCGTGCTGGCGGCCGGCGTCCTCGCGGCCCTGGTCGTCTCCGGGATCGGGCCCTATGACCGGCTGACCTGGGTCCTGGAGGTGATCTGGGTGCTGGTCGGCCTGCCGCTCGCGGTCCTGACCCGCCGCGTCTTCCCGCTGACGCCGCTCCTCTACCGGCTGATGGCGCTGCACGCCGTCGTGCTGGTCGTCGGCGGCCACTACACCTACGCGCGGGTGCCGCTCGGCCTGTGGGTCGCAGACTGGTTCGACCTCGCGCGCAACCACTACGACCGGCTTGGGCATTTCCTGCAGGGCTTCGTGCCGGCGATCCTGGTGCGCGAGATCCTGTCGCGCCGGTCGCCGCTCAGGGGCTCGGCCTGGCTCGGGCCCCTTACGGTCGCCTGCTGCCTGGCCTTCAGCGCCTTCTTCGAGTTCATCGAGTGGTGGAGCGCTCTCGTCTACGGCGCCGCCGCGGATTCCTTCCTGGCGACCCAGGGGGATCCCTGGGACACGCAGTGGGACATGTTCCTGGCGTTCGTGGGGGCGACGCTCGCGGTCGCGACGCTCGGACGGGTCCACGACCGGCAGATGGCGCGGCTCGAAGGCGGCGGGGTCAGCCGGGCCGCCGCGCCCTGA
- a CDS encoding class I SAM-dependent methyltransferase → MDPRLEANRLNWDERAGLHATDRTGSYRIADVLAGRSSLHAIEAAEIGDVRGLDLVHLQCHIGLDTISLAHFGARATGLDFSPKAIEAARDFARRAGRPDVRFVEGDVYAAPDRPGETYDRVFTGWGALNWLPDIERWAAVVARLLRPGGYLYLIESHPITCGALADRDGVPTPTYPWRDPPEKPVASDMTHTYTGDARPLVNTRNYEWTHPISEVVTALLGAGLRLEMLREHDRVAWKAYPTLVEDGVDLWRFPAGGPSLPLAYSLRARRPG, encoded by the coding sequence ATGGATCCTCGTCTCGAAGCCAACCGCCTGAACTGGGACGAGCGCGCCGGCCTGCACGCGACCGACCGGACCGGGTCCTACCGCATCGCCGACGTCCTTGCCGGCCGGTCCAGCCTGCACGCCATCGAAGCGGCGGAGATCGGCGACGTCCGGGGCCTCGACCTGGTCCACCTCCAGTGCCACATCGGCCTCGACACGATCAGCCTCGCCCACTTCGGCGCCCGCGCCACCGGCCTGGACTTCTCGCCCAAGGCCATCGAGGCGGCCCGCGACTTCGCCCGCCGCGCCGGCCGGCCCGACGTGCGCTTCGTCGAGGGCGACGTCTACGCGGCCCCCGACCGGCCCGGCGAGACCTACGACAGGGTCTTCACCGGCTGGGGCGCCCTCAACTGGCTGCCCGACATCGAGCGCTGGGCCGCCGTGGTGGCCCGCCTGCTCCGCCCCGGCGGCTACCTCTACCTGATCGAGAGCCATCCGATCACCTGCGGCGCCCTCGCCGACCGGGACGGCGTGCCGACCCCGACCTATCCCTGGCGGGACCCGCCCGAAAAGCCGGTCGCCAGCGACATGACGCACACCTACACGGGCGACGCCCGGCCGCTCGTCAACACCCGCAACTACGAATGGACCCACCCGATCTCCGAGGTGGTCACCGCGCTCCTCGGCGCCGGCCTCCGCCTCGAGATGCTGCGCGAACACGACCGCGTCGCCTGGAAGGCCTACCCGACCCTGGTCGAGGACGGCGTCGATCTCTGGCGCTTCCCCGCCGGCGGCCCGTCGCTCCCGCTCGCCTATTCGCTCAGGGCGCGGCGGCCCGGCTGA
- the trmD gene encoding tRNA (guanosine(37)-N1)-methyltransferase TrmD has protein sequence MTFRASVLTLYPEMFPGPLGLSLSGKALANGLWSLDVADIRDFATDRHRSVDDTPAGGGPGMVMRCDVTARALDAVAGPEDPRPRLLMSPRGRPLRQDFVRELAGGPGVVVLCGRFEGVDERLIEGRALTEVSIGDYVLSGGEPAAQVLLDAVVRLLPGVMGKTESGAEESFEAGLLEYPHYTRPQVWEGRTIPEVLTSGDHGRIANWRRRASEAITAERRPDLWADHRAREGRESKAAGPGPRR, from the coding sequence GTGACGTTCCGGGCCTCGGTCCTGACGCTCTATCCGGAGATGTTCCCGGGCCCTCTCGGCCTGTCGCTCTCCGGCAAGGCGCTCGCGAACGGCCTCTGGTCGCTCGACGTGGCCGACATCCGGGACTTCGCGACGGACCGGCATCGGAGCGTCGACGACACCCCGGCGGGCGGCGGGCCCGGCATGGTGATGCGCTGCGACGTCACCGCCCGGGCGCTCGACGCGGTGGCGGGTCCAGAGGACCCGAGGCCGCGCCTGCTGATGAGCCCGCGCGGGCGCCCGCTCCGCCAGGATTTCGTCCGCGAGCTCGCGGGCGGCCCCGGCGTGGTGGTGCTCTGCGGCCGCTTCGAGGGGGTCGACGAGCGGCTGATCGAGGGCCGCGCGCTGACCGAGGTCTCGATCGGCGACTACGTCCTCTCCGGCGGCGAGCCGGCCGCGCAGGTGCTCCTCGACGCGGTCGTCCGGCTCCTGCCGGGCGTGATGGGCAAGACCGAGTCCGGCGCGGAGGAGAGCTTCGAGGCCGGGCTCCTGGAATACCCGCACTACACCAGGCCGCAGGTCTGGGAGGGGCGGACGATCCCGGAGGTCCTGACCTCCGGCGACCACGGCCGGATCGCGAACTGGCGCCGCAGGGCGTCGGAGGCGATCACGGCCGAGCGCCGGCCGGACCTCTGGGCGGACCATCGGGCCCGCGAGGGCCGCGAAAGCAAAGCCGCCGGTCCCGGGCCCCGGAGATGA
- the rimM gene encoding ribosome maturation factor RimM (Essential for efficient processing of 16S rRNA): MAEKRILVGQIGAAHGIRGEVRVKSFTEPMEALADYGPLASEDGSRTLTVQRLRPNDTVLVVKFREVPDRNAAEALNGTRLFVDREALPATDDEETFYHSDLIGLRAEDADGTVHGTILAVANFGAGDLLEIQPPEGSTVYLPFTRAFAPVVDLAGGRVVIAPPEGLFGGGSDEAEPKPAPRKRRRHPPAAAPGPGGEVAS, from the coding sequence ATGGCCGAGAAGCGCATCCTCGTCGGACAGATCGGCGCCGCCCACGGCATCCGGGGCGAGGTGCGGGTGAAGTCCTTCACCGAGCCCATGGAGGCCCTCGCCGACTACGGCCCGCTCGCCTCGGAGGACGGCAGCCGGACCCTGACGGTCCAGCGGCTCCGCCCGAACGACACGGTGCTGGTGGTGAAGTTCCGCGAGGTGCCGGACCGCAACGCCGCCGAGGCGCTGAACGGCACCCGCCTCTTCGTCGACCGCGAGGCCCTCCCCGCGACCGACGACGAGGAGACCTTCTACCACTCGGACCTGATCGGCCTGAGGGCGGAAGACGCGGACGGGACGGTCCACGGGACGATCCTTGCGGTGGCGAATTTCGGCGCGGGCGATCTCCTGGAGATCCAGCCGCCCGAGGGCTCGACCGTCTACCTCCCCTTCACCCGGGCCTTCGCGCCCGTGGTGGACCTGGCCGGCGGCCGCGTCGTGATCGCCCCGCCCGAAGGCCTCTTCGGGGGCGGCTCGGACGAGGCGGAGCCGAAGCCCGCCCCCCGCAAGCGTCGCCGGCACCCGCCGGCGGCCGCGCCGGGGCCGGGCGGGGAGGTGGCGTCGTGA
- the rpsP gene encoding 30S ribosomal protein S16 → MSLKIRLARGGTKKRPYYRIVVADARSPRDGRFIEKVGTYNPMLAKDSAERVTLVTERLQHWLSVGAQPTDRVLRFLSDAGLATREAHNNPEKAVPGKKAQERAAAKAAKSAEAAE, encoded by the coding sequence ATGTCCCTGAAGATCCGTCTCGCCCGCGGCGGCACCAAGAAGCGGCCCTACTACCGGATCGTCGTCGCCGACGCCCGCTCGCCCCGCGACGGCCGCTTCATCGAGAAGGTCGGCACCTACAATCCGATGCTCGCCAAGGACTCCGCCGAGCGCGTCACGCTCGTCACCGAGCGGCTGCAGCACTGGCTCTCCGTCGGCGCCCAGCCGACCGACCGCGTCCTGCGCTTCCTGTCCGACGCCGGCCTCGCCACCCGCGAGGCGCACAACAACCCCGAGAAGGCCGTGCCGGGCAAGAAGGCCCAGGAGCGCGCCGCCGCCAAGGCCGCCAAGTCGGCCGAAGCCGCCGAGTAA
- a CDS encoding chorismate mutase codes for MTDLATGVVPELKRLRESIDNIDAALVHLLAERFKCTQAVGHLKATHGLPPADPGREAEQIARLRRLAADARLDPDFAEKFLAFVVKEVIRHHEAIRDSRS; via the coding sequence ATGACCGACCTGGCCACCGGCGTGGTCCCCGAGCTGAAGCGCCTGCGCGAGTCGATCGACAACATCGACGCCGCGCTCGTGCACCTGCTCGCCGAGCGCTTCAAGTGCACCCAGGCGGTCGGCCACCTGAAGGCGACCCATGGGCTGCCCCCCGCCGACCCCGGCCGCGAGGCCGAGCAGATCGCCCGCCTGCGCCGGCTCGCCGCCGACGCCCGGCTCGACCCGGACTTCGCCGAGAAGTTCCTGGCCTTCGTGGTGAAGGAGGTCATCCGCCACCACGAAGCCATCCGCGACTCCCGATCCTGA